TATCTGCTGAAGTAGGACCAACATTCTTCTTATTTAGAGCAGTATTTAGACTTTATAAAGGTCTAAAAGATCCACATAATATACCTAGAAGCTGGGAAACTAATCCAAATTATGTATCTGAGACATATAGAAGATTTAATGGTTCTATTCCTAAGAGTTGCGTAAGATCACTGAGAAAAGGAAAGAGATGTTTAGCGAATTCTTGTGAGTCTGAAGTTGCTGAAAAAGTAACTGATGCACTACGTGGAAACATACAGTCTATTGATGCTCCAAGATCAGGAACTGCAAAAATAAAACTATCTTCTTGTTCGCAAGAAATTAAAGTTACTGTTAATAGAGATCAGAATGGGCTTGGTTGTAGAGTAGGACGTGTTAGTGCTCCTAGCTCTTGTAAGTCTATTGAGAAGGAAAGATAATGAAAAAACTAATTATTGTTATAGCTCTAACACTCGTCTCACAACTAGCTTTTGGTTACACTGTTGAATCAAGCTGGAATGATAGTTATCAAAAAGAGTTAAGCTTCTACTGTGTTGAAGGTGATAACCTTTGCCAAGACCTGTGTGAAAATAACTCAGTTTGTACTATTAGAGAAGAGACTTGTCATAACTGTATTGGAACTTCAATCTCTATAACTTATATTTTCAACTATATGGGAAAGGCCTATACTAATACTGAAGTAGAAAAGAATGAGTATGATGTTCTCTCAACACTACAAAGTGGAAATTTTGTAACTTTCTCTTCAAAAAGTATCTATAACCACGTTGATAGATTCAACTCAAGCGCTCTAAAAAGGAACTTTAGAAGCCTTTGTAGTGATGGAACGAGATACCCAATAGTTCTTTTTAATAAGAATACTAGAAATCAAAGAGTAGGAGATGTTCAATTTGTCTTCTGTGATAATGGTGTTTTTGAGATGAGCTTCGGAGCTGATGTTATAACAAACTTCGAGTCTGCTAACTCTCTGTTCTAATTACTTTCTCTAAGGCCTGCACTCTTTTTTGAATCTGTAGGCCTTGCGATTGATCTTTTAAAAATAAAAGTAAATATCTTCCAAGTCCTATCTCGTGAGCGAATAGGTCTGCTTCAATTTGAGCAATGTGATTACTTGTTCTTCTTTGATGATGGGCCAGAACTAGGTGACCAATTTCATGTGCAAGAATTGCTATACCTTGAATTCTCTTTGGACCTTTTAAAAGTGATACTAGCTCGGGATATACTAGCACGAACTTTTCTCCTGAATCTATTGCACTTGCGTACGAGCCCTTAATATTCAAAAAGAAAATAGTATTAAAAACTTCTAACGCCTTTTGTGATTGGGATATATACGCTTCAAGGATCCTAAATGACTCTCTAAGCTCTGGACTTGAAAATATCCATTCATGTTCAGCTCTATTTCGAAAGGAGATTTTTTCACTTTTAAATGTTTTGGCAATTTTTCGCACAAGATTCATGCTTTCTTATCGGAAGAGCTCAAAAAGTGATTAAAATGGTTCAAAAGTAAGGAAAAATCTTCCGTTCCAAATAATTTCAATAACTTGATACACTATATATATGAATTACCTTGTTGTTGCTGTATTATTATTCTCTACTTCAATCTTAGCTTTAGAAAGATCAGATGCTTTTATTGTCAGGGCGTATAATGACAAGTTTAAAGTTCTATCTCC
Above is a genomic segment from Halobacteriovorax sp. HLS containing:
- a CDS encoding M48 family metalloprotease, yielding MNLVRKIAKTFKSEKISFRNRAEHEWIFSSPELRESFRILEAYISQSQKALEVFNTIFFLNIKGSYASAIDSGEKFVLVYPELVSLLKGPKRIQGIAILAHEIGHLVLAHHQRRTSNHIAQIEADLFAHEIGLGRYLLLFLKDQSQGLQIQKRVQALEKVIRTES